One Intestinimonas butyriciproducens genomic window, GCCCCGAGGATATCGATATCGTGCCGGAAGAAGAGGGACAGCTCACGGGCACGGTTACGGAGGTCACCTTTAAGGGAGTCCACTATGACATCATCGTGGATTTCCGCGGTTTTAAGTGGCTCATTCAGACCACCGACTTCTCTCCTGTAGGGGCGAAAATCGGCGTGAAGATCGATCCTGACGGCTTCCATATCATGAAAAAGAGCTCCTATTCCGGCAAGTTCGGCGACTACAGCTCCTACAGCGACGAGTATGACGAGCTCAGTGAAGACGCGGAGGACGCCGATGAAGAATAAGGCGATCTCCTATCCATATGTGGGGTGGATGGGTCTTTTTGTGGTAGCCCCTATTCTCATCATTACCCTATATGCCTTTACCACCGACGGCGGCGGCTTTACCCTGTCCAATTTTCAGGATATGGCACAATACACCTCGGCTTTCGGCCGTTCTTTTCTTCTCGCAGCCATCGCAACAGTCGTCTGCCTTTTGATCGGCTATCCCCTTGCCTATCTGCTGGCGCGGGAATCCGGCTGGCTCCACCGCATGGCCAACATGCTCATTATGCTGCCTATGTGGATGAACTTTCTGCTCCGGACTTACTCCTGGAAATTTCTTTTGGAGCGCCATGGCCTTATCAACACCCTGCTGGGTCTTTTGGGACTGGGCCCCTTTCAGATGATTGACACCCAAGGTGCGATCGTGCTGGGCATGGTCTACAACTTTCTGCCCTACATGGTTCTGCCCATCTTTTCCGTCATTGAAAAAATCGACCCCAAAGTCATCGAGGCCGCGCAGGACTTAGGCGCGGACAGCATCACTGTATTTCGTCGTGTGATCCTGCCGCTCTCTCTCCCCGGCGTCCTTTCCGGAATCACCATGGTGTTCATCCCCTCTGTTTCCACCTTTGCCATCTCCCGCCTTTT contains:
- a CDS encoding ABC transporter permease encodes the protein MKNKAISYPYVGWMGLFVVAPILIITLYAFTTDGGGFTLSNFQDMAQYTSAFGRSFLLAAIATVVCLLIGYPLAYLLARESGWLHRMANMLIMLPMWMNFLLRTYSWKFLLERHGLINTLLGLLGLGPFQMIDTQGAIVLGMVYNFLPYMVLPIFSVIEKIDPKVIEAAQDLGADSITVFRRVILPLSLPGVLSGITMVFIPSVSTFAISRLLGGSKTLLLGNLIDMQFLGSAYNPHLGSAISLVMMVIVMVCMAVMNHFGDGEEGVTL